In Herbinix luporum, a single window of DNA contains:
- a CDS encoding redox-sensing transcriptional repressor Rex, with product MSPVTLKRLPTYLSYLKSLPEDASSYISATAIANALQMGDVQVRKDLAAVSDKGKPKVGYKVKDLINELETYLGCNKMEDVVLVGAGKLGKVLLNYKGFEEYGINIAAAFDINDSVISDTNIPKPIYHLSKLTDLCSETKIHMGILTVPVENAQSACDYMIQCGIRAIMNFTPTPLKVPGNVLIQNVNIAASLALLSKQLSEQTYNMM from the coding sequence ATATCCCCTGTTACATTAAAAAGACTGCCAACTTATTTAAGCTATCTTAAATCCCTGCCTGAGGATGCTTCTTCTTATATATCTGCCACTGCCATAGCAAATGCACTTCAGATGGGTGATGTACAAGTAAGAAAGGATCTAGCAGCAGTCAGTGATAAGGGAAAGCCTAAGGTTGGATACAAGGTAAAAGACTTAATTAATGAACTGGAAACTTATTTAGGTTGTAACAAGATGGAAGATGTGGTTTTAGTTGGTGCAGGAAAACTGGGAAAAGTCTTACTAAATTATAAGGGTTTTGAGGAATATGGCATTAATATAGCTGCCGCATTTGATATAAATGATAGTGTAATAAGTGATACAAATATTCCAAAACCTATTTATCATCTTTCAAAGCTAACTGATTTATGTAGCGAAACAAAGATACACATGGGCATACTTACAGTCCCGGTAGAAAATGCACAAAGTGCTTGTGATTATATGATACAGTGTGGAATTCGGGCTATTATGAACTTTACACCGACCCCACTTAAGGTACCAGGTAATGTACTGATACAAAATGTTAATATAGCAGCCTCCCTGGCTTTGCTTTCAAAACAATTATCAGAGCAAACTTATAATATGATGTAA